A genomic stretch from Shewanella woodyi ATCC 51908 includes:
- a CDS encoding magnesium transporter — protein sequence MVELNNENDATQLDIADVVQLLTEAEGQAQSEVFDEILEGAESGTVALLLESLPLDERYDRWQQVDDNERVTVLSLMRAEPRLGILEQMSLEESDLLFAQLSPEDLIDWSDHLPDSLTERALAKMGLRQRKHFELYDQYSDNEIGRYADHQMLVLDLKSSIGQAQNFFRRINLDCNDKIFLVDENDKYQGDVRRFDIFKHDPSEPLASLLSEDNRALAADTSLLEAAESMEHSREVEMPIVDDEGVLIGRVTLRTATILVREHYEAQLMATAGMDESDDLFAPIVKGAQRRAIWLGINLLTAFLASATIGLFEDVLTQVVALAILMPIVASMGGIAGSQSLTLMIRGMAMGQVSPGNRLSLLKNELGIGSVNGILWAGIIGAVAAWWFGDNTIGMVMACAILVNMLVAAIAGVLVPIILQKCNQDAALSGSVILTTVTDVVGFFTFLGVASILYL from the coding sequence GTGGTTGAATTGAATAATGAAAATGACGCTACTCAGTTAGATATCGCTGATGTGGTTCAGCTATTGACTGAGGCGGAGGGTCAGGCGCAGTCAGAGGTGTTTGATGAGATCCTTGAGGGAGCTGAGTCAGGAACGGTTGCACTTTTATTAGAGTCGCTACCCTTAGATGAGCGTTACGATAGGTGGCAGCAGGTTGATGATAATGAGCGGGTGACCGTTCTGAGTTTAATGCGCGCCGAACCTAGACTAGGGATATTAGAGCAGATGTCCTTAGAGGAGAGCGATCTCCTATTTGCTCAGTTAAGTCCTGAAGATTTGATTGATTGGAGTGATCACCTTCCCGACAGCTTGACAGAGAGAGCGTTGGCGAAGATGGGATTACGTCAGCGAAAACACTTCGAACTCTATGATCAATATTCTGACAATGAGATTGGCCGCTATGCCGATCATCAGATGTTGGTATTGGATCTTAAATCCTCTATCGGGCAAGCACAGAACTTTTTTCGACGGATCAACTTAGACTGTAACGATAAGATTTTTCTTGTTGATGAAAATGATAAGTATCAAGGTGATGTTAGACGCTTTGATATCTTTAAACATGATCCAAGTGAGCCGCTGGCGTCACTACTGTCTGAAGATAACCGAGCGCTTGCAGCAGATACCTCTCTGCTAGAAGCTGCGGAGTCGATGGAACACAGCCGTGAAGTTGAGATGCCCATTGTTGATGATGAAGGTGTCTTGATTGGGCGAGTGACCTTGAGAACGGCAACCATCTTAGTCAGAGAGCATTATGAAGCCCAGTTGATGGCCACGGCGGGTATGGATGAGTCTGATGACCTGTTTGCACCAATTGTTAAAGGGGCTCAGCGCCGAGCTATCTGGTTAGGGATAAACTTACTGACCGCTTTTCTGGCTTCTGCGACCATAGGATTATTTGAAGATGTGCTAACCCAAGTGGTTGCTCTTGCCATCTTAATGCCTATTGTGGCCTCGATGGGCGGGATTGCGGGTAGTCAATCGTTAACCTTGATGATCCGCGGCATGGCGATGGGACAAGTTTCACCTGGTAACCGACTCTCGCTGCTGAAAAATGAGTTAGGGATAGGCAGCGTTAATGGGATTTTATGGGCGGGCATTATTGGTGCTGTTGCCGCTTGGTGGTTTGGTGATAACACCATCGGCATGGTGATGGCGTGCGCCATTTTAGTTAATATGCTGGTGGCGGCAATAGCGGGAGTTTTAGTACCGATTATTTTGCAAAAATGCAATCAAGATGCGGCTCTATCAGGCTCCGTCATCTTGACCACGGTGACCGACGTGGTTGGTTTCTTCACTTTCTTAGGCGTGGCTAGCATACTGTATTTATAG
- a CDS encoding DEAD/DEAH box helicase: MSFSSMALSAELLNVLSELNYSEPTQVQAEAIPAILAGSDLMAGAQTGTGKTAAFALPILERLSQLKSSQTSYELTPVRALILTPTRELALQVHQSFVRYGDGLTLKSAIVYGGVSIDAQADILKAGVDILIATPGRLLDHLRRGSLTLTQLAFLVFDEADRMLDMGFKDEIDAILKQLPKERQTLLFSATFDDGVFNLSKRLLKDPKLIEVGKRNAAAGKVEQRVYAVDADRKSELLCHLILSKKWRQVLIFSRKKQGADKLAAKLVNEGVKALAFHGDLSQSVREKVLQEFKSGELQVLVATDVAARGLDVESLEVVVNYELPFVAEDYVHRIGRTGRAGNSGLAITLYCEDDALLLEEVEAVLDTRLPQQWLEGFEPDLTKSVSVTRKNSKSAQKQRARRRATGSKRSRR; the protein is encoded by the coding sequence ATGTCTTTCTCTTCAATGGCGTTAAGTGCCGAGTTACTTAATGTCTTATCTGAGCTTAACTATAGTGAACCAACACAGGTACAGGCTGAGGCTATTCCTGCTATTTTAGCAGGGAGTGATCTCATGGCGGGGGCACAGACTGGTACTGGGAAAACAGCCGCATTTGCGCTGCCTATCCTTGAACGATTGAGTCAGCTAAAGTCCAGTCAAACTTCATATGAACTTACCCCTGTTCGTGCGCTTATTTTAACGCCGACTCGAGAGTTAGCGCTCCAAGTTCATCAAAGTTTTGTTCGCTACGGTGATGGTTTAACACTTAAGAGTGCAATCGTGTATGGCGGTGTGAGTATCGATGCCCAGGCTGATATCTTAAAGGCTGGTGTTGATATCTTGATCGCAACACCGGGGCGTCTGCTCGATCATTTAAGACGGGGATCACTCACTTTAACGCAGTTAGCATTTCTAGTATTTGATGAAGCGGATCGTATGTTGGATATGGGCTTTAAAGATGAGATAGATGCCATACTTAAGCAGCTACCTAAAGAGAGACAAACCTTGCTGTTTTCGGCGACCTTCGATGATGGGGTATTTAACTTAAGTAAGCGGTTACTTAAAGATCCTAAATTGATTGAAGTGGGTAAGCGAAATGCCGCAGCGGGAAAAGTTGAACAACGTGTTTATGCCGTTGATGCTGATAGAAAAAGTGAGCTGCTATGTCATCTAATCCTCTCAAAAAAATGGCGGCAAGTGTTGATCTTTAGCCGGAAAAAACAGGGCGCCGATAAGCTGGCGGCAAAGCTTGTGAATGAAGGCGTGAAGGCGCTGGCGTTTCATGGCGATCTTTCCCAAAGCGTGCGTGAGAAAGTGCTGCAAGAGTTTAAAAGTGGAGAGCTGCAAGTGTTGGTGGCTACCGATGTTGCAGCCAGAGGCTTAGATGTTGAGTCGTTAGAGGTGGTGGTGAACTATGAGCTTCCTTTTGTTGCCGAAGATTATGTCCACCGTATTGGGCGTACAGGTCGAGCAGGGAACTCAGGTTTGGCTATCACACTATATTGTGAAGATGATGCCTTGTTGCTTGAAGAGGTTGAAGCTGTGTTAGATACGCGTTTGCCTCAGCAATGGCTGGAAGGGTTTGAACCAGATCTAACGAAAAGTGTTAGCGTGACAAGAAAGAATAGTAAGTCGGCTCAGAAGCAGCGTGCTAGACGCAGAGCGACTGGAAGTAAGAGATCAAGACGTTAA
- a CDS encoding S8 family serine peptidase has product MYPSPIASAITLALAGTAHLTVMAETAPTNSSSSLNNIHNQCIVQMQSNLHADEVTGLAKNMLKRANMTLSNPAKLTHIYKHSIKGFTITMPCSAAQKAFGDDNTVSSFTPDSIVSISKGKPTNPGNGGGGGDTDNGVPQSTPWGINRVGGPVDGTGRTAWVLDTGIDLNNADLNVDTSKGFSAFTKGKNAGMNDGHGHGTHVAGTIAAIDNSIDVVGVAAGATVVPVKVLDSRGSGSTSGVIAGIDHVAANATAGDCANMSLGGGVSSSLDEAVRAAASNGIFFVLAAGNSGAHASNHSPARANGANIFTISATDSSDNMPSWSNWGNPPVDYAAPGVGISSLKRGGGVTTMSGTSMASPAACGVIMMTGGQPNSDGSAGNDPDNNPDPIIHL; this is encoded by the coding sequence ATGTACCCGTCTCCGATAGCCTCGGCCATCACCTTAGCCTTAGCAGGAACAGCACACTTAACAGTGATGGCTGAAACAGCGCCCACAAACAGCAGTTCATCGCTTAATAATATCCACAACCAATGCATAGTGCAGATGCAGAGTAACCTTCACGCTGATGAAGTCACTGGCCTTGCCAAAAATATGCTCAAACGGGCTAATATGACCCTTAGCAACCCGGCCAAACTAACACATATCTATAAACACAGTATCAAAGGTTTTACCATCACAATGCCCTGCTCTGCAGCGCAAAAAGCCTTTGGGGATGACAATACTGTCAGCTCCTTTACCCCTGACAGTATTGTCAGTATCAGCAAAGGAAAACCCACAAATCCAGGTAACGGTGGAGGCGGTGGTGACACTGACAACGGTGTGCCACAAAGCACTCCATGGGGAATTAACAGAGTCGGTGGGCCAGTTGACGGCACAGGAAGAACAGCTTGGGTACTCGACACTGGTATTGACCTTAACAATGCCGATCTCAACGTTGATACCAGCAAAGGCTTTTCAGCCTTCACTAAAGGAAAAAATGCTGGCATGAACGATGGTCACGGGCACGGCACCCATGTTGCTGGCACCATTGCCGCTATCGATAACAGTATCGATGTTGTCGGCGTCGCAGCAGGCGCCACTGTTGTTCCAGTAAAAGTACTGGACTCGAGAGGCTCTGGCTCAACCTCTGGCGTGATAGCGGGAATAGATCATGTTGCAGCTAATGCCACTGCAGGCGACTGCGCCAATATGAGCCTAGGTGGTGGAGTAAGTAGCTCTTTAGATGAAGCGGTCAGGGCTGCAGCATCAAATGGAATATTTTTTGTGCTCGCGGCGGGAAATAGTGGGGCTCATGCAAGTAATCACTCCCCTGCGCGCGCCAATGGAGCAAATATATTCACGATCTCAGCAACCGACAGCAGTGACAACATGCCTAGCTGGTCCAACTGGGGAAACCCTCCTGTGGATTATGCGGCTCCAGGTGTTGGAATATCGTCACTCAAACGTGGCGGTGGTGTCACCACCATGTCAGGTACATCGATGGCATCCCCAGCAGCTTGCGGCGTGATAATGATGACAGGAGGTCAGCCTAATAGTGATGGCAGTGCAGGCAATGATCCTGACAACAACCCAGATCCCATCATTCATCTATAA
- a CDS encoding YgjV family protein, which produces MFDIHYLYFAQGLGFISMFLAWWANAQRDDKALLSGNLIASGLTAIHLGLLGSPLGMVNQLLNMGRFFSSRYYRISILAPIFASLAIIQGFLWAEHWSEWCAVLAGVIMSFALIYCQGTQLRLSILVSNICNLTLSLHLHSWSGVIYQIITIGMITYQLTTDTHYDKSGNEPSYNQALAK; this is translated from the coding sequence GTGTTTGACATTCATTATCTCTATTTTGCCCAAGGATTAGGCTTCATCTCAATGTTCTTGGCTTGGTGGGCTAACGCTCAAAGGGATGATAAAGCACTACTTAGCGGCAACTTAATCGCTTCGGGATTAACTGCAATTCACTTAGGCTTACTGGGAAGTCCCCTCGGCATGGTGAATCAGCTGCTGAACATGGGTCGTTTTTTCTCTAGTCGTTACTACAGAATCTCAATTCTTGCCCCCATATTTGCCTCACTAGCCATAATACAGGGCTTTTTGTGGGCAGAGCACTGGAGTGAATGGTGCGCAGTGCTGGCAGGGGTGATCATGAGCTTTGCACTCATTTACTGTCAAGGTACTCAACTTCGCTTAAGTATATTAGTGAGTAACATCTGCAACTTAACACTCTCGTTGCATTTGCACTCATGGTCAGGAGTCATATATCAGATAATCACCATTGGCATGATTACTTACCAGCTAACAACAGATACTCACTATGATAAATCCGGTAATGAGCCCTCTTACAACCAGGCACTAGCCAAGTAG
- the torS gene encoding TMAO reductase system sensor histidine kinase/response regulator TorS, producing MSALSLSRKSLVGRLMLAFGVLGLLLLLLVSLGNLSLYWVNQADAYLYDKALPASEAARELAQASNALAENAQALGRVEEEHQRQFIGRKLSINSTNMLSAIAKLKTLQVQSDWRLELTAGEIIHDLSQLGKQVGNRLLVASKLTAQGEALALAASHSIELLEAELAVVDSSVLAKLSLAYPEIVGQMKSAELLDTVIEHDIDIQERLNRALKLIHDIALIGQLLQSPEQEKGLLTVLSNMSQQPSVVPPSSYQLQPLQASMDPNAAGFQSSIQVDLMALELLKGLVRDPVRAKELESEFSVLRQVSEGLTTQKNYVHLIKTQSKQLIMLSNKLYELNQTVDHAMAMQQQEAEGARLDYLQQIAWAKAGLMGTGVLMFIVILFVVYRVIYKGIAVRLNEATYALSRLSLGDTQVGINSHGDDELTAMASAIEAFKQKTAHNQKLQLELRESADELSEHKAALEIKVEARTEELAIANKRLDSEAKGHAQARTMAEQANQAKSLFLATMSHEIRTPLNGLLGTLTLLGHSNLPVAQKQMLALSQYSGTLLQTVLNDILDFSRLEQGKLANEPRPVAINDLLDEVVAIMLAGAGLAGLNLVLDSGKLPEWINIDGPKLRQVLFNLIGNGIKFTPEGEVRLKVWVEDRALCFMVIDSGVGITDDAKKHLFKAYSAQLNQGRSRGTGLGLAISKELVELMCQLPEYEAESIAGELFEEGCKPLWVESEAGVGSRFGFSLPLVICEQAHEGGQEPQRITNKKRVLVIEDNKVNAMVAQGFLAHLGHESVLADSCAEARNIYCTQSANSFDAIMLDIQLGDGSGLALLKELREVTLHASHQLDIAAFTAQIQADDMDHYREIGFDLVLGKPLNMQMLAAWIGVVNPLEEERVANTSPDDKQGELLDIGQIEQDIEYLGRDAVDEMLMLYKESSQVQLSALLQKSENRNTLLHALKGSSASMGFIALSKLCKLLETSEYKDGEYQGLQQLHKDSLAAFSQLLG from the coding sequence GTGAGCGCTTTATCACTTTCAAGAAAAAGTTTAGTCGGCCGCCTTATGTTGGCTTTTGGTGTCCTTGGCTTACTGTTACTTCTTTTGGTTTCGTTGGGAAATTTAAGCTTATATTGGGTTAATCAGGCCGATGCTTACCTTTATGATAAAGCGCTCCCTGCATCTGAAGCAGCCAGAGAGCTGGCGCAGGCATCAAACGCGCTGGCGGAAAATGCCCAAGCCCTAGGTCGAGTTGAAGAGGAGCACCAACGGCAATTTATTGGCCGTAAACTGTCGATAAACAGCACCAATATGCTCAGTGCTATCGCTAAACTTAAAACTTTGCAGGTGCAGAGTGATTGGCGTCTTGAGTTAACAGCGGGTGAGATTATTCATGACCTGTCACAACTGGGTAAACAGGTTGGCAACCGATTATTAGTCGCCAGTAAACTCACGGCTCAGGGAGAGGCATTAGCTCTGGCTGCAAGTCATAGTATTGAGCTGCTTGAGGCTGAGTTGGCAGTCGTTGACTCTTCTGTGTTGGCTAAATTGAGTTTGGCCTATCCAGAGATAGTTGGTCAGATGAAGAGTGCGGAGTTACTCGATACTGTAATTGAGCATGATATTGATATTCAGGAGCGCTTGAATAGGGCGCTCAAGCTTATTCATGATATCGCACTTATTGGCCAGTTACTTCAATCTCCTGAGCAGGAAAAGGGGCTATTAACTGTATTGAGTAACATGTCTCAGCAGCCCTCTGTTGTCCCCCCTAGCTCCTATCAACTTCAGCCCTTACAAGCCTCAATGGATCCCAATGCCGCAGGCTTCCAATCCTCCATACAGGTTGACCTGATGGCCCTTGAGTTACTTAAAGGCTTGGTGAGAGATCCTGTGCGTGCTAAAGAGCTAGAGAGCGAGTTTTCAGTGTTAAGGCAGGTATCAGAGGGGCTGACGACACAGAAAAACTATGTGCATCTGATAAAAACACAGAGCAAGCAACTTATTATGCTATCCAACAAACTATATGAGCTTAATCAAACAGTTGATCATGCTATGGCTATGCAGCAGCAAGAGGCAGAAGGCGCTCGTTTGGATTATCTGCAGCAGATAGCTTGGGCCAAAGCGGGGTTGATGGGTACCGGCGTTCTCATGTTTATTGTGATCTTGTTTGTGGTTTATCGTGTGATCTACAAGGGGATCGCAGTGAGGCTCAACGAGGCGACCTATGCACTCTCTAGGTTGAGTTTGGGAGATACTCAGGTTGGTATCAACTCCCATGGTGATGATGAGTTAACGGCAATGGCGAGTGCTATCGAGGCCTTTAAACAGAAAACGGCCCATAACCAAAAACTTCAATTAGAACTTAGAGAGAGCGCCGATGAGTTGAGCGAGCATAAGGCGGCCCTTGAGATCAAAGTTGAAGCCAGAACTGAGGAGCTGGCAATAGCCAATAAACGCTTAGACTCTGAAGCCAAAGGCCATGCTCAGGCTCGAACTATGGCTGAACAGGCAAATCAAGCTAAATCGCTCTTTTTAGCGACCATGAGCCATGAGATTAGAACTCCTCTCAATGGATTGTTAGGTACGCTAACGCTGCTGGGACACTCAAATCTTCCTGTTGCGCAAAAGCAGATGCTGGCTCTATCTCAATACAGCGGAACCCTGCTGCAGACTGTGTTGAACGATATTCTTGATTTCTCAAGGTTGGAGCAGGGTAAACTTGCTAATGAACCTCGTCCTGTGGCCATTAACGATCTGCTTGATGAGGTGGTGGCTATCATGCTAGCAGGGGCTGGGCTGGCGGGATTAAATCTGGTACTCGATAGTGGCAAACTGCCAGAGTGGATCAATATTGATGGCCCTAAATTAAGACAGGTGCTGTTTAACCTGATTGGCAACGGCATTAAATTTACTCCTGAAGGGGAGGTGAGACTTAAGGTATGGGTGGAGGATAGAGCACTCTGCTTCATGGTTATTGACAGTGGTGTTGGGATCACCGATGACGCTAAGAAACATCTGTTTAAGGCTTACAGTGCGCAATTGAATCAGGGACGCTCTCGTGGCACAGGTTTAGGACTTGCTATCAGTAAGGAGCTGGTGGAGTTGATGTGTCAGTTGCCTGAATATGAAGCAGAATCAATTGCGGGAGAGCTGTTTGAGGAAGGTTGTAAACCGCTTTGGGTTGAAAGCGAGGCGGGAGTTGGCAGTCGTTTTGGGTTTAGTTTGCCGCTGGTTATTTGTGAGCAGGCTCATGAAGGGGGACAAGAACCTCAGAGAATTACAAATAAGAAACGGGTTCTGGTGATAGAGGATAATAAAGTTAATGCGATGGTCGCTCAGGGATTTCTGGCTCATTTAGGCCATGAGTCAGTGCTTGCTGATAGCTGCGCAGAGGCAAGAAATATTTATTGCACACAGAGTGCGAATAGCTTCGATGCCATCATGTTAGATATCCAATTAGGAGATGGTTCTGGTTTGGCGCTTTTAAAAGAGCTAAGAGAGGTGACTTTACACGCTTCTCACCAACTGGATATCGCCGCATTTACTGCCCAGATCCAAGCCGATGACATGGATCATTATCGTGAGATAGGCTTTGATCTTGTTCTTGGGAAACCGCTTAATATGCAGATGCTAGCGGCATGGATTGGCGTGGTTAATCCGCTCGAAGAGGAAAGAGTGGCAAATACCTCTCCTGATGATAAGCAAGGGGAGTTGTTGGATATCGGACAGATAGAGCAAGATATCGAGTATTTGGGTAGGGATGCTGTAGATGAGATGCTGATGCTATATAAAGAGTCGAGCCAAGTTCAACTCTCGGCTCTGTTACAAAAGAGCGAGAATCGAAATACCTTGCTGCATGCATTAAAGGGAAGCAGTGCCAGCATGGGATTTATCGCATTATCTAAGCTGTGTAAGTTACTGGAAACATCTGAATATAAAGATGGTGAGTATCAAGGCTTGCAGCAACTACATAAAGACTCTCTGGCTGCATTTAGTCAGCTACTTGGCTAG
- the torT gene encoding TMAO reductase system periplasmic protein TorT, protein MPLLFALQVNSETWPLEQRTPYNTKVQTASSLLYTPLKQTQKPWKICALVPHLKDAYWIGIDYGLVQQATKLNIKLELFEAGSYYHKKKQLEQLSNCMKEDFDAILLGTVDPKLIAYYHGPITKPVIALVNRVDSPTITTRIGVNWYQMGWHAGQFIKNDLAQTPTSSRKKQKDLALLTGPEKLGGSDWVDQGVFDALKESDIKISSIRHADNNRDLYRDQLHHLLDDQSPDYILGSAVAIEAAIGEIGHKHLEGKVKLVSSYLSPGVLRGLFRNKVSFSSDDLVVLQGKLAIDIVVRELEGKAVHGDIGPKIQSINAQELNKDKIKNKLSKSLAPAHFYPVYSVTPNNRKK, encoded by the coding sequence ATGCCACTTCTCTTTGCCCTGCAGGTCAACAGTGAAACTTGGCCCTTAGAGCAGCGTACTCCTTATAATACCAAGGTTCAAACCGCAAGCAGTCTGCTTTACACACCGCTAAAACAGACTCAAAAACCTTGGAAAATCTGTGCACTTGTTCCTCACCTAAAGGATGCTTACTGGATCGGCATTGATTATGGCTTAGTCCAGCAAGCCACCAAGCTCAATATCAAACTCGAGCTGTTTGAAGCAGGTAGTTACTACCACAAAAAGAAACAGCTAGAACAACTCAGCAACTGCATGAAAGAGGATTTTGATGCCATTTTACTTGGCACAGTCGACCCCAAACTCATTGCATATTACCACGGTCCAATTACTAAGCCAGTTATCGCATTAGTCAACAGAGTGGATAGCCCTACCATTACGACACGGATCGGAGTCAATTGGTATCAGATGGGCTGGCATGCTGGTCAGTTTATCAAAAATGATTTAGCCCAAACTCCTACAAGCAGCCGTAAGAAACAGAAGGATTTAGCGCTACTAACCGGCCCAGAAAAATTAGGTGGAAGTGATTGGGTAGACCAAGGGGTATTCGATGCGTTAAAAGAGAGCGATATCAAAATTTCCTCTATACGTCATGCAGACAATAATCGGGATCTTTACCGAGATCAGCTACATCACCTACTCGATGATCAGAGCCCAGATTACATCTTAGGCAGCGCCGTCGCGATTGAGGCGGCCATCGGCGAAATAGGCCATAAACATTTAGAAGGTAAAGTTAAACTTGTCAGTAGTTACCTATCTCCAGGTGTACTAAGAGGCTTATTCAGAAATAAGGTCTCCTTTAGCAGCGATGACTTAGTGGTTCTACAGGGGAAACTGGCTATTGATATTGTTGTCAGAGAGCTAGAAGGAAAAGCTGTTCATGGTGATATTGGTCCCAAGATTCAGAGCATAAACGCTCAGGAGCTCAATAAAGACAAGATAAAAAACAAACTGAGCAAGAGCCTAGCCCCAGCCCACTTCTACCCTGTCTACAGTGTTACGCCAAATAATCGAAAAAAGTGA
- the torR gene encoding two-component system response regulator TorR has protein sequence MAYNVLVVDDESVIRARLKGYFEKEGYRVQQAQNGEQMWHEFNRQHIDLVILDINLQGSNGLNSGADGLSLTRELRSRSDVGIILVTGRDEAIDKIIGLEMGADDYVTKPFELRELLVRVKNLLWRISLVRQAEQKVIEQLEQKDDVIVFDGYALELNSRKLLHGEDLIKLTKAEFELLAAFALHPQQVLSRERLMQQTSHRNQDVNDRTIDVILRRLRNKLNPDLFVTVHGEGYLFSAKVED, from the coding sequence ATGGCGTATAACGTGTTGGTTGTCGACGATGAGTCAGTCATTCGTGCAAGGTTAAAAGGATATTTTGAGAAGGAGGGCTATCGAGTCCAACAGGCTCAAAATGGCGAGCAGATGTGGCATGAGTTTAATCGTCAACATATCGATCTTGTTATACTCGATATTAATCTACAAGGCAGTAATGGGTTAAATTCAGGTGCCGATGGTTTAAGTCTGACAAGAGAGCTAAGAAGCCGTTCCGATGTAGGCATTATACTGGTCACAGGCCGTGATGAGGCGATAGATAAGATCATTGGTTTGGAGATGGGAGCCGATGATTATGTGACTAAGCCTTTTGAGTTACGTGAGCTTTTAGTTAGGGTGAAAAACCTGCTTTGGCGGATCTCGCTTGTTCGTCAGGCTGAGCAGAAAGTTATTGAGCAGCTTGAACAAAAAGATGATGTGATCGTGTTTGATGGTTATGCTCTGGAGCTTAATAGCCGTAAGCTACTCCACGGTGAAGACCTCATTAAGCTGACAAAAGCTGAGTTTGAGTTATTGGCTGCTTTTGCACTGCACCCGCAACAAGTGCTTTCCCGCGAGCGTCTTATGCAGCAAACAAGTCATAGAAACCAAGATGTTAATGATAGAACCATCGATGTTATCCTAAGACGGTTACGCAATAAGCTCAATCCAGATCTATTTGTGACGGTTCACGGGGAGGGATACCTATTTTCAGCTAAAGTTGAAGACTAA
- a CDS encoding PilZ domain-containing protein: MDERRQFSRILFNTTANLNQGENMWATKIHDLSLNGALIDKPMDFEPKEGTITLGFSLPDSDIELRMEATLVYSTERLLGLKCFHIDVDSISHLRRMLELNLGDASLLNRELANFIDAHDKPTLD; this comes from the coding sequence ATGGATGAAAGGCGTCAGTTTTCCCGTATTTTGTTTAATACAACCGCCAATCTCAATCAAGGCGAAAATATGTGGGCGACTAAAATTCATGACTTGAGTCTAAATGGAGCACTGATTGATAAACCAATGGATTTTGAACCGAAAGAGGGCACTATCACTCTCGGTTTCTCTCTACCCGATTCAGATATCGAATTGCGAATGGAAGCCACACTGGTTTACTCAACCGAGCGACTCTTAGGGCTAAAATGTTTCCACATTGATGTTGACAGTATCAGCCACCTTAGACGTATGCTAGAGCTCAATTTAGGTGATGCCTCTCTGCTCAACCGCGAGTTAGCGAACTTTATTGATGCACACGATAAGCCGACCTTGGACTGA
- a CDS encoding putative quinol monooxygenase, which produces MAKVTLKGFILVPESELEIIKSELIIHKLLTLEEPGCITFDVTENSENPFRFDVYEEFIDKSTFEYHQARVKASHWGKITVHIERYYEIVD; this is translated from the coding sequence ATGGCCAAAGTAACATTGAAAGGTTTTATTTTAGTTCCTGAGTCGGAACTGGAAATCATTAAAAGTGAGCTGATTATTCACAAACTCCTTACTTTGGAAGAGCCTGGGTGCATAACCTTTGACGTAACTGAAAACTCGGAAAATCCATTTCGTTTTGACGTGTATGAAGAGTTCATAGATAAATCCACGTTTGAATATCATCAAGCCAGAGTAAAAGCGTCGCATTGGGGCAAAATAACTGTGCATATTGAACGCTACTACGAGATCGTTGACTAA
- a CDS encoding DUF4272 domain-containing protein, which yields MNLRTLKIQNESKLLSEGIVVNPNLPIIEELSEVSPRIASDVASRICAMSYVVGLAFDAVPEHLIQNLKQYSLWGFVTEQEQELLLLEQIPKEEFNELTWMPESIQALVWSLGLIGMDHHMYCDDKLASIVPPYCDPAGFIKNAELKPITQIQEQCDLLYRLHWYSKHCRINGIECLYDESIISERRKALDWVYGVTVNWDDIPMDT from the coding sequence ATGAATCTCAGAACTCTTAAAATTCAAAATGAGTCAAAACTCTTGTCTGAAGGGATTGTAGTAAATCCAAACCTTCCAATCATTGAAGAACTTTCTGAGGTTAGTCCTCGGATTGCTTCAGATGTGGCTAGTCGAATTTGTGCAATGTCTTATGTTGTTGGTCTAGCTTTTGATGCTGTTCCAGAACACCTTATTCAAAATTTGAAGCAATATTCGCTTTGGGGTTTTGTTACAGAACAAGAGCAAGAGCTGCTATTACTAGAGCAAATACCTAAAGAAGAATTTAATGAACTGACTTGGATGCCTGAATCAATACAAGCACTGGTATGGAGTCTTGGTTTGATTGGAATGGATCACCACATGTACTGTGATGACAAACTAGCATCAATTGTCCCACCTTATTGCGATCCTGCAGGGTTTATTAAAAATGCCGAGCTCAAACCTATAACCCAAATTCAAGAGCAATGCGATTTACTTTATCGGCTCCATTGGTACTCTAAACATTGTCGGATAAACGGCATTGAATGTTTATATGATGAAAGTATTATATCAGAACGAAGAAAAGCTCTTGATTGGGTCTATGGTGTTACAGTGAATTGGGATGATATCCCTATGGATACTTAG